From one Nycticebus coucang isolate mNycCou1 chromosome 14, mNycCou1.pri, whole genome shotgun sequence genomic stretch:
- the MMP10 gene encoding stromelysin-2, whose protein sequence is MKHLAMLVLWCLPVCSAYTLKRAAKEDSRMGLVQKYLENYYGLTKETRQFFRRRDSDTVVGKIQKMQKFLGLEVTGKLDSSTLEVMLKPRCGVPDVGHFRTFPGMPKWRKTQLTYRIVNYTPDLPKEAVDSAIERALKVWEEVTPLTFSRVYEGEADIMVSFAVGEHGDFFSFDGPGESLAHAYPPGPGIYGDVHFDDDEKWTEDASGTNLFLVAAHELGHSLGLFHSANTEALMYPVYNSFTDLTRFHLAQDDVDGIQSLYGPPPASSDDTPVPTESVPPPPPPPETPAMCDPTLSFDAVSTLRGEVLFFKDRYFWRRTHWNIKPEFHLISAFWPSLPSNLDAAYEDHSKDTVFIFKGNRFWAVRGNEVQAGYPRSIHILGFPPTIRKIDAAVSDKEKKKTYFFVEDKYWRFDENSQAMELGFPRLIAEDFPGVEPKVDAALQAFGFFYFFSGSSQFEFDPNARMVTHILKSNSWLHC, encoded by the exons ATGAAGCATCTGGCCATGCTTGTGCTGTGGTGTCTGCCAGTCTGCTCGGCTTATACCTTGAAGAGGGCAGCAAAGGAGGACTCCAGGATGGGTCTTGTCCAG AAATATCTAGAAAACTACTACGGTCTCACAAAAGAAACAAGACAGTTTTTCAGAAGAAGGGACAGTGACACTGTTGTTGGAAAAATCCAAAAAATGCAGAAGTTCCTTGGGTTGGAGGTGACAGGGAAGTTGGACTCCAGCACTCTGGAGGTGATGCTCAAGCCCAGGTGTGGCGTCCCTGACGTTGGTCACTTCCGTACCTTTCCCGGAATGCCGAAGTGGAGGAAAACCCAACTTACTTACAG GATTGTGAATTACACACCAGATTTGCCGAAAGAGGCTGTTGATTCTGCCATTGAAAGAGCTCTGAAAGTCTGGGAGGAGGTGACTCCACTCACATTCTCCAGGGTGTATGAAGGAGAGGCGGACATAATGGTCTCTTTTGCAGTTGGAG AACATGGAGACTTCTTCTCTTTTGATGGACCAGGAGAGAGTTTGGCTCACGCCTATCCACCTGGTCCTGGGATCTACGGTGATGTTCACTTTGATGATGATGAGAAATGGACAGAGGATGCCTCAG GGACCAATTTATTCCTGGTTGCTGCTCATGAACTTGGCCACTCCCTGGGTCTCTTTCACTCGGCAAACACTGAGGCTTTGATGTACCCAGTCTACAACTCATTCACAGACCTGACCCGGTTCCACCTTGCTCAAGATGATGTGGACGGCATTCAGTCCCTCTATG GACCTCCCCCGGCCTCCTCTGATGACACCCCCGTGCCCACGGAATCTGtccctccaccacctccaccacctgaGACACCAGCCATGTGTGATCCCACCTTGTCCTTCGATGCAGTCAGCACCCTGCGGGGAGAAGTCTTGTTCTTTAAAGACAG ATATTTCTGGCGCAGGACCCACTGGAACATCAAACCTGAGTTTCATTTGATTTCTGCGTTTTGGCCCTCTCTGCCATCGAACTTGGATGCTGCCTATGAAGATCACAGTAAGgatactgttttcatttttaaag GAAATCGGTTCTGGGCAGTCAGAGGAAATGAGGTACAAGCCGGTTACCCAAGAAGTATCCATATTCTGGGTTTTCCTCCAACCATAAGGAAAATTGATGCTGCTGTTTCtgataaggaaaagaagaaaacatacttcTTTGTGGAAGACAAATACTGGAG ATTTGATGAAAATAGCCAGGCCATGGAGCTAGGCTTCCCCAGACTCATAGCTGAGGACTTTCCAGGAGTTGAACCCAAGGTTGATGCTGCATTACAGGCGTTCG gatttttctatttcttcagtgGATCGTCACAGTTTGAGTTTGACCCCAATGCCAGGATGGTGACGCACATATTGAAGAGTAACAGCTGGTTACATTGTTAG